A part of Onthophagus taurus isolate NC chromosome 7, IU_Otau_3.0, whole genome shotgun sequence genomic DNA contains:
- the LOC111420837 gene encoding uncharacterized protein, whose translation MKDREVVQSVLDSINQENNKNPPEIEITRGSQEGDGYVSETYAISIKNHKGEVTNLFVKSLPDDIKSWKEAFVEAFNTEYNFYTEIYPVLDQFQRNKNVQDPFNNVPKHFSTKIKNNQTPPIVLENLKSLGYVLRDRKKPIDDSHLELSIKALARYHAINYAMKDQQPEKYKKLTIGVGDVFGKYLIKFGMEDTIKKCVDQLIKGFDPVMDKIILDHLDNLTERLIDYLTKIFLDCDEYFIMGQGDCWSNNMMFLYNDQTKPIDVKIIDWQCQRISSPLFDFSYFFYTLATKKELDNAEHYLNLYYDTLSQRITELGSNPQKVFNYQIFREHYRKYSLFGLCMGFINVKAQLFEEGEVPNMLNPGGDVNPLEAFSGILRNQDVYVKRMRDLIEYFINQDLL comes from the exons ATGAAAGATCGCGAAGTTGTTCAAAGTGTTTTAGATTCCATCAaccaagaaaataataaaaatcccCCCGAAATTGAAATAACTCGAGGATCACAAGAAGGTGATGGTTACGTATCAGAAACTTACGCTATATCTATTAAAAACCATAAAGGTGAAGTAACAAATCTATTTGTTAAATCTTTACCTGACGATATAAAATCTTGGAAAGAAGCGTTTGTTGAAGCCTTTAACACGGAGTACAATTTTTATACGGAAATTTACCCCGTTCTTGATCAATTccaaagaaacaaaaatgttcAAGACCCATTTAACAATGTCCCAAAACATTTTtccacaaaaattaagaacaaTCAAACCCCACCGATTgtattggaaaatttaaaaagtttaggATACGTTTTAAGAGATCGAAAGAAACCCATTGATGACTCTCACTTAGAATTATCCATAAAAGCATTGGCAAGATACCATGCAATTAACTACGCCATGAAAGATCAACAACcagaaaaatacaagaaactAACAATTGGTGTAGGTGATGTTTTCGGCAAATACTTGATAAAATTTGGGATGGAGGATACAATAAAGAAATGCGTCGATCAACTCATTAAAGGTTTTGATCCTGTTATGGATAAAATTATTCTGGATCATTTAGATAATTTAACTGAAAGATTAATTGATTATCTCAcaaaaatttttctcgattgCGACGAATATTTCATTATGGGACAAGGAGATTGTTGGTCGAATAACATGATGTTTCTTTATAAT gATCAAACCAAACCAATCGATGTGAAAATAATAGACTGGCAATGTCAAAGAATTTCATCCCCtcttttcgatttttcttactttttctACACATTAGCGACGAAAAAAGAACTCGATAACGCCGAACATTATTTGAATCTTTATTACGATACATTATCGCAAAGAATTACCGAATTAGGAAGTAacccacaaaaagtttttaattatcaaatatttCGAGAACATTACAGGAAATATTCACTGTTTGGATTGTGTATGggttttattaatgttaaagcTCAATTATTTGAAGAAGGTGAAGTTCCAAATATGTTAAATCCCGGAGGAGATGTAAACCCGTTAGAAGCGTTTTCAGGTATTTTAAGAAATCAAGATGTTTATGTTAAAAGAATGAGGGatttaattgaatattttataaatcaagatttattgtaa
- the LOC111420833 gene encoding uncharacterized protein, producing the protein MKVVLPNSIKNVIDVIIRNENYENPEIEINQGSESGDGYASKTYAVSIKGKKPLNLFIKCTHDVIKENWTEVMEYLFKTEYNFYNKIYPAFKRFEEAKQIEDPFNNVPKFYGGDVEDDKFPPIVLENLRTLGYKLRDRKKPIDDDHLKIPIKAFAKYHAISFALKDQEPKMFEKLSEHVKDVFGKNVVKMGMADMIKMCVKQFSDSLDPISDKAMLDKCKNLDEKMINFALKLGDILDEYCVIVQGDCWSNNMMFLYDDETQKPIDIKLIDWQGQSLNSPLLDFNYFFYTLATKKELDNAHYYLNLYYNILSERIRELGSDPNKVYPYNVFLEHWRKSAMFGLFMAFCVIKAQLVENDEIPNMMDESGDEFFGVKIKNQDKYNERIRDLIEYFINQKLL; encoded by the exons atgaaagttgttttgccaaatagtattaaaaatgtaatcgaCGTTATAATTCgtaatgaaaattatgaaaatccCGAAATTGAGATTAATCAAGGATCAGAATCGGGGGATGGTTACGCTTCGAAAACTTATGCAGTTTCCATCAAGggtaaaaaacctttaaatttatttataaaatgcaCTCACgatgttataaaagaaaattggacCGAAGTTATGGAATACCTTTTTAAAACGGaatacaacttttataataaaatttatccaGCATTTAAAAGATTTGAAGAAGCCAAACAAATTGAGGACCCCTTCAATAATGTACCTAAATTTTATGGGGGTGACGTTGAAGATGATAAATTCCCACCGATtgtattagaaaatttaagaacTTTAGGCTACAAATTGAGGGATAGAAAAAAACCGATTGATGACGACCACTTAAAAATCCCTATTAAAGCTTTTGCTAAATATCACGCGATTTCCTTTGCCTTAAAAGATCAAGAAccgaaaatgtttgaaaaattaagcGAACACGTAAAAGATGTTTTTGGTAAGAATGTTGTAAAAATGGGAATGGCTGATATGATAAAGATGTGCGTGAAACAATTTTCGGACAGTTTAGATCCTATTTCGGATAAAGCTATGTTggataaatgcaaaaatttagatgagaaaatgattaattttgcgTTAAAACTTGGAGACATCCTCGATGAATATTGCGTAATTGTTCAAGGAGATTGTTGGTCAAATAATATGATGTTTCTTTACGAT GATGAAACTCAAAAACCCATTGACATAAAATTAATCGATTGGCAAGGACAATCCCTTAATTCCCCCCTTTTAGATTTCAATTACTTCTTTTATACATTAGCCACTAAAAAGGAACTTGACAACGCTCactattatttaaatctttattacaaCATCTTATCAGAACGAATCAGAGAGTTAGGAAGCGATCCTAACAAAGTGTATCCTTACAATGTCTTTTTGGAACATTGGAGAAAATCCGCTATGTTTGGGCTGTTTATGGCgttttgtgttattaaagCCCAATTAGTTGAAAATGACGAAATTCCAAATATGATGGATGAAAGCGGAGACGAATTTTTCGGggtaaaaattaagaatcaagataaatataatgaaagaATCCGGGATTTGattgaatattttataaatcaaaagttattgtga